The genomic window AAGAATTAGATACTCAATAAAACACTCACGGCGTTGCCACCAAAACCTACTGCATTGACTAAAACTTTACGAATTTGTTTTCTTGGATTTTGCGTTTTTGCATAAGGAACGCTAATAAATTCTTGATGTTGCATCATCAAAATAGCCATTTCGATGCTTAAAATTCCAGAGGCGCCAAAGGTGTGACCTATTTTCCATTTATTGGTTGTCAGCATGGGTAAATTGGTTCCGAACACTTTTTGAATCGCTTTGTATTCTGTCAAATCACCCGCTTTGGTTCCTGGAGCGTGCATCACAATAGCATCCACTTCGGATAAGTCTGTATTTTGCAAAGCCATTTTCATTGATTTCTGAAAACAAGTCGCCTCTGCCGAAATGGAAATGTTGTGTTCCAAAATTTCGGTAGCATAACCAATGTCTTCTACAAAAGCTAAAGCGTTTTCTTTTTTGCCAATTTCTAAACAACAAACCGAAGCACCTTCACCCAAAATCATTCCGTTTTGGGTTTTTTCTAAATCGAAAGCTCTGTTGGGATATTGTTCTTCACTATTGGAATAAATCTTCAAAGCCCGCATCTGACCAATCGTAAAATCCGTCAAAGGCGCTTCACTTCCGCCCACTAAAAATTTATCTGCCATTCCTGATTTCAACCAAGCTACACCATTCAATAAAGCATGTAAAGCAGTGGAACAAGTTATGGAATGCGAAATTTCAGGTCCAGTACTTTGCAAATCGTGCGCTACCCAAGAGGAAATATTTCCTAAAGTAGTTGTTGGCGAAGCCAGTGTTTGTGCCTTTCCAGTTGCTAAATATTCTTGAAAATGTTTTTCGAATAAATCAGTCGCTCCACGAGAAGAACCAATATTGATTCCGAAAACGTCATTTGAAGTCCAACCTGCATTTTGCATCGCTTTGCGGGAAGCAACCATGGCATACAAAACCGATTTGTCTAAAGATTTGTATTTAATGTCGGACTGTTTTAACTCCTCAACAATTGTTTTGGAATCTTCATCTAATTGGGCAACAAATGTTTGTTTGTGATCTAAAAAATGATTCGTAAAACAATGATTGATGCTTTTATAATTTTCCCAAATCGTCTTCGGGTTATTACCCAATGGCGAAATGGAGGCAAGTGCGGTTATAGAGATAATTTGTGACAAGGGTTATTTGTTTTGGGTCAAAGGTCGTAAAAAAATGGTACACGGATGACACGGATTTAAATGGATTTTCCAAACCATATAAGTCATAAAGCCCTAAATTTATATTTTAACACTTAAAGAAAAATAGAAGTGCATAAAAGTTTTAAATTATCCGTTCAATCCGTAATATCTGTGGCTCAAAAATAGCGTACTTTGTGCCTTCTTTGTGTTCTTTGTGGTTAAATTTTAAACTATTTCCAAAGCTTTTTCGACCACTTCATACACTTTTTGCAATTGTTCGTCGGTGATGATGTAAGGAGGCAAAATGTAAACAATATTGCCAACTGGACGCAAAATGATTCCGTTTTCGATAAAGAAATTATAGAGTTTGTTGCGCAAAGTTCCGTAGTAACTAGCAGAACTTTCGGTTAGAATTTCCAAGGCAAAAATAGTTCCTAGCACTCGTGTTGTCGTTACTTTGGGATGCGATTCAATCTGTTTTTGAAACTCTAAATGTTTTTGATTCACTCTAGCAATATTGTCTTGCATTTCTTGGGTTTGCAATAACTCAAAACTCGCCAAAGCAGCTGCACAACCTGTTGGATTTGCCGTAAAAGTATGTCCGTGAAATAAAGCTTTATTGATATCTTCATCATAAAAAGCTTCGAAAATATCTTGGGTAAAAGTAGTAATCGCCATCGGAATGGTTCCGCCTGTCAAAGCTTTGGACAAACACATCATATCAGGTGTTTCGGTTAGATAATCGCAGGCGAAAGTTTTTCCTGTTTTTCCAAAACCGGTCATCACTTCATCGGCAATGGTTAGTACGTTGTTTTCTTGGCAAATTTTGATTAATTCATCCAATGCCTCTGGTTCATACATCACCATTCCGGCAGCTCCTTGAACCAATGGCTCAAAAATAAATCCGGCACAATTGTGGTTTTTTATCACTTTTTTTAAAGCATCAAAGCTTTCTTGTTCGTTGCCTTTTGTTGGAACAGGAATTCGCACCACATCAATAAACATTCCTTCAAAAGCTTGGGTATAAAAGGAAATTCCGCTGGCAGCCATTGCGGCAAAAGTATCTCCGTGAAAAGCATTTTCGAAAGCAATTATCGTAGTTTTCTTTTCGCCTTTATTAAAAAAATATTGCAAAGCCACTTTAATCGCAACTTCAACGGCTGTAGAACCATTGTCCGAAAAGAATATTTTTTGCTGGTTTTTGGGTAAAATTTCCATCAGCTTTTCTGCCAAAAGTATAGCTGGTTCGTGGGTGAATCCGCCAAAAAGGACGTGTTCTAAAGTCGTCAGTTGTTTGTAAATGGCATCGGCGATAAACTTATTGGAATGACCATAAGGATTCACCCACCATGAAGCGATGGCGTCAATGTATTCTTTGTTGTTTTCGTCCCAAAGCAAAGCGCCTTCGCCTTTTTTGATAGCAATAGGAAGTGCTGCGGTTTTGTGCTGGGTATATGGATGCCAGATGTTGTTTTGGTCTCTTTCTGTTAAATTCATTTTTTATAAAATATGCCACAAAGATACACAGAGAAAGACACAGAGATTCCCAAAGATTTTATAAATTCAACAGATTTTCTCGAAACAAATCGGCGTATTCTTTGACTACATTTTGATCAAAATAAGGTTCTTGTTCTATTCTTCCAATGGATTTGACTCCAGTTTTATTGAGAATTATTGCTTCAGAAGATTGATTTTCGTCACCACTAAAAATGATTCCAGCAATGTCAATTTTTCTATTTTTTAAGGCTTCGATGGTTAGCAAAGTATGATTGATACTTCCTAAATAATGTCTGGAAACGACAATTACTTTATAGTCGGATTGAATTAAATCAATCACACAATCATTATCATTTAATGGAACGAAAAGACCACCAGCTCCTTCAATCACGAGATGATTTTGGGTTTCGGGTTCTTTGATGTTTTTTAAATCGATAGTGATTCCGTCCAATTCAGCTGCGAGATGTGGACTCGCTGGTGTATTCAGAGCATAACTGTTTGAAAAAAAATGGGATTTAGAGTTTGAAATTTGGGATTTCACCTTATGGCTATCGGAATTGTCCAAATCGCCTGCTTGGATGGGTTTCCAATAATCGGCTTGGAGCGATTCTACAATGATGGAGGAGGCAATGGTTTTGCCTACATCGGTTGATATTCCTGTTATAAATAGTTTCATAGATTTTTCGTTTCACAAAGATTCACAAAGTTAAAAGGAGATTCGCAAAGATTCTTTAATGATTTCTTGGTGTGTCTTTGTGTTTTTCTTTGGGAATCTTTGTGTAATAATTTTAGATTTATTTCTAAAAAACAAAGTTACTCAACAAAGCCAAGACTTCTGATATTTCTTCTTTGGTATTGTAACTATGCAAACAAAATCGCAATCGTTCTTGACCTTCGGGAACGGTTGGCGAAAGAATCGCTTTGACATCAAAGCCTTTTTCTTGAAGTTGAATGGCAATGGATTTTACGTTTTGGTTTCCAGGAATGATAGCGCTTTGAATGGCTGATTTACTGTGAACAAACATCGGTTTTAATCCCAAAATATTTTTTTGTTGATTGAAATGATTTATATTTTTTCTTAATTGTTCAATAGCCGATTGCTCTGTTTGCAAATGTTGATAGGCTACTAAAATCGTAGCAACCGAGTGTGGCGAAAGTCCTGTGGTGTAAATAAAACTTCGGGCAAAATTCACGAGATAATTGTATAATTCCTGACTTCCAACTATGGCTGCTCCGTGACAGCCCAACCCTTTTCCGAAGGTCATTATTCGGGCAAATAAACGGTCTTGCAACCCTAACATTTGAATCAGTCCTTCGCCATGCTCGCCAAAAATGCCCAACGAATGGGCTTCGTCAACTACTAAATGGCAATTGTATTTTTCGGCAACAGCAATCAATTCTTCCATATTTGGGCAATCGCCATCCATCGAAAAAACGGTTTCGGTAACAATGTAAATAGTTGTTGGTTGCTGGTTGTTGGTTGTTGGTTTTAAAATTAACCGTTCCAAATCCTCAAAATCATTATGTTTGAATTTATAGGATTTGGCATTCGAAAGCTGAATTCCATCACGAATAGAAGCGTGACACAATTCGTCATATAAAATTAAATCTCCTTTTTGCGGGACAGCACTAAAAAATCCCACATTGGCATCATATCCTGAATTGAAAATTAGAGCCGATTCCGATTGATGGAATTCGGCAATATACTTTTCTGCTTCTTGATAGATTTGATGATTTCCAGATATTAAGCGTGAACCTGTGGCTCCGTTTTGGATAGAATTATTATTGATTAAATACTGATGCGTTTCTTCAAAAATGGTTTTGTTTTTTGAAAAACCCAGATAATCATTAGAAGAAAAATCAATTAAATTATTGGGTATTGGTAATTTCCGAAGGGCATTGTTTTGCTCACGGATTTCGAGTTTGGAAGCGAGATTTTTTGGAAATTTCATAAAAGCAAAGTTATATAAAATTACTCGTTGGGTGTAATTCAAAATTTATGATTTTTAAACACATAGAAATATAGTTTTTAATTTTAAAATCAAGACGTTTCACTATTTTTAAGTAAATCATAGCTATGTGAACCAATAATTTGGCTATCTAATTCTTTTTTTTCTATGATTCTATGTGTTTAAAATTAGTTTTGTTTTAGTAAAATAAAACACATTTGCATTCAAACGGTTTTATTCGAATTAATTAGGTGTGCTTTATTTAAAATGATTCTTTAAAAGATTTATATTTGCACCGAAATTAATCTATTTTGGTTTTAAAAATCAACATCTTATGCTTGTAAAACTACATTCTCAAAAAACAAAAAACCTTTTTTTACTATTCTTTTTATTATTGACAGTTTCTTTTGCAAATGCAGCCAATCGTTTTTCGGTTGCTTCTGGTAACTGGAGTTCTACTGCAGTTTGGTCTGCTACATTAGGTGGTGCTCCAGGAGCTTCAGCGCCTACAACTGGTGATGTTGTTACTATTGCTGGAGGTTTTACGGTTACTTCTGTAGGAACTGTAACTGTAGCAAGTGTAACTGTAAATGCAGGATCAACATTAAATCAGAATTCTAGAAATCTTACTGTTACTGGTTTTTTTACTAATAACGGAACTGTTACGGTAAGTTCAGGTAGAATTTTACCAGCAGGAGATTTTACGAATACAGGAACAGTAACCTATTCGGCAGCAGGAAGGTTGTATTTAGGAGGGAATTATACCAATTCAGGAACTGTTACATTAGGCTCTGCATTAGTTTATTTTACGGGTAGTGCCAATCAAACGATTCAAGGATTTACCACTACTGGAACGGTTCGATCTGATAAAACTGGAGGAATGGCAACATTTACTGGGAATGTAAGTGGAGGAGGATTTACGTTGAACGGTGCTGGGACTTTGAATTTAGGAACAGGATTAACACATACATTTACTGGAAACTGGGCACGAACAAATGGAACTTTGAATTGCGGGTCAAGTACCTTGAAAATTGGTACTAATGTTACTGGAGCAGCAGGAACGTTTATTGCAGGAACTGGAACAGTTGAATACAACGGAAATCGAAACCAAGCTGCAGCGGTTTTAACGTATAATAACCTAACGCTTTCAGGAACAAGTGGAACTAGAGTGAAAACTTTTGAAACAACACCAACTGTAAACGGAAAGTTGACCATTGCTGGTACAGCAACCGTTACTATAACGGGATCAGGAGTAGTTACTTATGGGCCTAATGCTACTTTGCAATACGACACATCTGCGGCTAGAATAATAACTTCAGAAGAATGGATTTCGCCATTTAACGCATCAGGTGGTGTGTTGATCAATGGAACAAATAATATAACATTAAACACGGCTAAAGTCTTTGGATTAAATAGCCCGCTTACTATAACTGGTACAGGAAAATTAGTTACAAATAATCTAGGATTAACTTTTGGTGGAAACTTTGTTATTGATAGTGGCGGAACCTTTATGGCAGGAAGTTCTCCAATTGTTATAACTAATACAGGTACTCAAAATATTGCTGGATTTACAACCACAGGATTGGTTTCGATGACCAAAACTGCTGGTACAGCTACTTTTGTTAGTGATGTTAACGCAGTTGGATTAACTGTTAATGGAGCAGGAGGAACCTTGAATTTAGGAACTGCTTTAAATCACACTTTGACAGGTGCTGTAACCTTAACCAGCGGAACTTTGAACGGTGGTTCGAGTATGTTGAATGTTAATTTTGCAGGAACAGCTTGGGCAGGAACAGGAACTAATTTCGCCAGAGGAACAGGAACAGTAAATTTTGGAGGTCTTGCTCAAAC from Flavobacterium eburneipallidum includes these protein-coding regions:
- a CDS encoding beta-ketoacyl synthase N-terminal-like domain-containing protein, which encodes MSQIISITALASISPLGNNPKTIWENYKSINHCFTNHFLDHKQTFVAQLDEDSKTIVEELKQSDIKYKSLDKSVLYAMVASRKAMQNAGWTSNDVFGINIGSSRGATDLFEKHFQEYLATGKAQTLASPTTTLGNISSWVAHDLQSTGPEISHSITCSTALHALLNGVAWLKSGMADKFLVGGSEAPLTDFTIGQMRALKIYSNSEEQYPNRAFDLEKTQNGMILGEGASVCCLEIGKKENALAFVEDIGYATEILEHNISISAEATCFQKSMKMALQNTDLSEVDAIVMHAPGTKAGDLTEYKAIQKVFGTNLPMLTTNKWKIGHTFGASGILSIEMAILMMQHQEFISVPYAKTQNPRKQIRKVLVNAVGFGGNAVSVLLSI
- the bioA gene encoding adenosylmethionine--8-amino-7-oxononanoate transaminase: MNLTERDQNNIWHPYTQHKTAALPIAIKKGEGALLWDENNKEYIDAIASWWVNPYGHSNKFIADAIYKQLTTLEHVLFGGFTHEPAILLAEKLMEILPKNQQKIFFSDNGSTAVEVAIKVALQYFFNKGEKKTTIIAFENAFHGDTFAAMAASGISFYTQAFEGMFIDVVRIPVPTKGNEQESFDALKKVIKNHNCAGFIFEPLVQGAAGMVMYEPEALDELIKICQENNVLTIADEVMTGFGKTGKTFACDYLTETPDMMCLSKALTGGTIPMAITTFTQDIFEAFYDEDINKALFHGHTFTANPTGCAAALASFELLQTQEMQDNIARVNQKHLEFQKQIESHPKVTTTRVLGTIFALEILTESSASYYGTLRNKLYNFFIENGIILRPVGNIVYILPPYIITDEQLQKVYEVVEKALEIV
- the bioD gene encoding dethiobiotin synthase, which codes for MKLFITGISTDVGKTIASSIIVESLQADYWKPIQAGDLDNSDSHKVKSQISNSKSHFFSNSYALNTPASPHLAAELDGITIDLKNIKEPETQNHLVIEGAGGLFVPLNDNDCVIDLIQSDYKVIVVSRHYLGSINHTLLTIEALKNRKIDIAGIIFSGDENQSSEAIILNKTGVKSIGRIEQEPYFDQNVVKEYADLFRENLLNL
- a CDS encoding aminotransferase class I/II-fold pyridoxal phosphate-dependent enzyme, translating into MKFPKNLASKLEIREQNNALRKLPIPNNLIDFSSNDYLGFSKNKTIFEETHQYLINNNSIQNGATGSRLISGNHQIYQEAEKYIAEFHQSESALIFNSGYDANVGFFSAVPQKGDLILYDELCHASIRDGIQLSNAKSYKFKHNDFEDLERLILKPTTNNQQPTTIYIVTETVFSMDGDCPNMEELIAVAEKYNCHLVVDEAHSLGIFGEHGEGLIQMLGLQDRLFARIMTFGKGLGCHGAAIVGSQELYNYLVNFARSFIYTTGLSPHSVATILVAYQHLQTEQSAIEQLRKNINHFNQQKNILGLKPMFVHSKSAIQSAIIPGNQNVKSIAIQLQEKGFDVKAILSPTVPEGQERLRFCLHSYNTKEEISEVLALLSNFVF